From Eleftheria terrae, the proteins below share one genomic window:
- a CDS encoding DUF72 domain-containing protein, with protein sequence MPRNAPQQSDLFALEPGPGQPPPAAADAPPPAAPRRAARPPASEPAQLEAAVVPPEMAAAAASLNPLIRFGTSSWNFPGWHGLVWGREYAESTLSRRGLTAYTQHPLLRCVSLDRSFYRPMEVSAYAALAAQVPADFRFVVKAPSLVTDALVRASDGRGVEPNPLFLDPAAAVTQCIEPAVQGLGATLGVLVFQVSPLPLAWLAEPQRWLQALERLFEAATAALAQAGHPALLALEVRDPELLTPALATLLKRHGVRYCLGLHDRMPDIEAQLPLLRALWPGPLVCRWNLQRGFKYEPARERFAPFNALVAPDPATREVLAKVIAATAIGGHAVFVTVNNKAEGSAPLSIWELAKTVLARG encoded by the coding sequence GTGCCCCGCAACGCCCCCCAGCAGTCCGACCTGTTCGCCCTCGAGCCCGGCCCCGGCCAGCCGCCGCCGGCCGCGGCGGACGCGCCGCCGCCAGCCGCCCCGCGGCGCGCCGCACGGCCTCCGGCCAGCGAGCCGGCCCAACTGGAAGCCGCGGTTGTGCCACCTGAAATGGCAGCAGCCGCTGCGTCCCTCAACCCGCTGATTCGCTTCGGCACCTCGTCCTGGAACTTTCCCGGCTGGCATGGCCTGGTGTGGGGCCGCGAGTACGCCGAATCGACGCTGTCGCGCCGCGGCCTGACGGCCTATACCCAGCATCCGCTGCTGCGCTGCGTCAGCCTGGACCGCAGCTTCTACCGGCCGATGGAGGTGTCGGCCTATGCGGCGCTGGCCGCCCAGGTACCGGCCGATTTCCGTTTTGTCGTCAAGGCTCCGTCGCTCGTCACCGATGCGCTGGTGCGGGCCAGCGACGGCCGTGGCGTCGAGCCCAACCCGCTGTTCCTCGATCCCGCCGCGGCCGTCACCCAGTGCATCGAGCCGGCGGTGCAAGGGCTGGGAGCCACCCTGGGCGTGCTGGTGTTCCAGGTGTCGCCGCTGCCGCTGGCCTGGCTGGCCGAGCCGCAACGCTGGCTGCAGGCGCTGGAGCGGCTTTTCGAGGCGGCCACCGCGGCGCTGGCGCAGGCGGGCCACCCCGCGCTGCTGGCCCTCGAAGTTCGCGACCCGGAACTGCTCACGCCGGCCCTCGCCACGCTGCTCAAGCGCCATGGCGTGCGGTATTGCCTGGGCCTGCACGACCGCATGCCCGACATCGAGGCCCAGTTGCCCCTGCTGCGCGCGCTGTGGCCCGGCCCGCTGGTCTGCCGCTGGAACCTCCAGCGGGGCTTCAAGTACGAGCCGGCCAGGGAGCGCTTCGCACCGTTTAACGCGCTGGTCGCCCCGGACCCCGCCACTCGGGAGGTGCTGGCCAAGGTCATCGCTGCCACCGCGATCGGCGGCCATGCGGTATTCGTAACCGTTAACAACAAAGCGGAAGGCAGTGCGCCACTGTCCATTTGGGAACTGGCAAAAACCGTGCTGGCGCGGGGCTGA
- a CDS encoding penicillin acylase family protein, with product MRRVLWAIVALVVLVIGGLWLYIHRALPQQEGVVAVPRQALKAPVRITRDAHGIPTIEGETMADVMWGLGFVHAQDRLWQLELHRRIGAGRLAEAFGETALGTDIFLRSLGVRRVAQQQLQSVSGEGREALEAYAAGVNAYVSQHLKARPPEFLLLGLQPGRWEPADSLAWMTMMAWDLGANWNNELLRLRLALKLPLERINQLLPPYRGEAPLPTTDYTELFRSLKVDAGLGEQAQRFAPESGIEGVGSNNWVVAGSHTTSGRPLLANDPHLRLSAPALWYFARLQAPGWKVAGATMPGVPAVVLGQNEHIAWGYTNTGPDVQDLYLEQLHPDDPQQYLTPTGWARFDTHEEQIAVKGGMPRTITVRSSRHGPVISDAPGAAEGLTGPPARPAFALAMRWTALDVPNTTFEAGLAMNRARTVDEFVAASARHLAPMQNMVVADVSGRIGMVAAGRVPVRGARHDLRGLVPAPGWDAKYDWTGYLDASLTPREFDPPRGWIATANQRIHPPDYPHFLTSEWTAPYRAERIEQLLGEPGRHDVDSMAALQADEVSLAARQLLPLLLQARSSHPLAARVRALLQRFDGRMAADRAEPLILWAWTRQATELMVADELGPALWTQYRTRSFYDAVERMLLDRQAWWCDNKTTPAVETCQQLMDSALDRALDELQAAYGADPQRWQWGQAHQARSEHRPFSKVKSLARWFELRVPVGGDTHTVNASRVGLREDELTGRFYLNEHGPSLRAIYDLGTPGQSRFMQSTGQSGLPFSRAYRSFLQPWAEGQYVPLWAAEAGPTLVLQPR from the coding sequence ATGCGCAGAGTGCTCTGGGCCATCGTCGCCCTGGTCGTGCTGGTCATTGGCGGCCTGTGGCTCTATATCCACCGGGCGCTGCCGCAGCAGGAAGGTGTGGTGGCGGTGCCTCGTCAGGCCCTGAAGGCGCCGGTGCGCATCACCCGGGATGCGCATGGCATCCCGACCATCGAGGGCGAGACGATGGCCGACGTGATGTGGGGCCTCGGCTTCGTGCACGCACAAGACCGGCTCTGGCAGCTGGAGCTGCACCGCCGCATTGGTGCCGGCCGGCTGGCCGAGGCGTTCGGTGAAACCGCCCTGGGCACCGACATCTTCCTGCGCAGCCTTGGCGTGCGCCGGGTGGCGCAGCAGCAGCTGCAAAGCGTCAGCGGCGAAGGCCGCGAGGCGCTGGAGGCCTATGCCGCCGGCGTGAACGCCTATGTGTCGCAGCACCTGAAGGCCCGTCCGCCCGAATTCCTGCTGCTGGGGCTGCAGCCGGGCCGCTGGGAGCCGGCCGACAGCCTGGCCTGGATGACCATGATGGCCTGGGACCTGGGCGCCAACTGGAACAACGAATTGCTGCGCTTGCGCCTGGCCCTGAAGCTGCCGCTGGAGCGCATCAACCAGTTGCTGCCGCCGTACCGCGGCGAGGCCCCGTTGCCGACCACCGACTACACCGAGCTCTTTCGCAGCCTGAAGGTCGATGCCGGCCTGGGCGAGCAGGCGCAGCGCTTCGCGCCGGAATCGGGCATCGAGGGGGTGGGCTCCAACAACTGGGTGGTGGCCGGCTCGCACACCACGTCCGGCCGGCCCCTGCTGGCCAATGACCCGCATTTGCGGCTGTCGGCGCCCGCTTTATGGTATTTCGCGCGGCTGCAGGCGCCGGGCTGGAAGGTGGCGGGGGCCACCATGCCGGGCGTGCCGGCGGTGGTGCTCGGCCAGAACGAGCACATCGCCTGGGGCTACACCAACACCGGCCCGGACGTGCAGGACCTGTACCTGGAGCAGCTGCACCCCGACGACCCGCAGCAATACCTGACGCCCACCGGCTGGGCCCGCTTCGACACGCACGAGGAGCAAATCGCCGTCAAGGGCGGCATGCCGCGGACCATCACGGTGCGCAGCAGCCGCCACGGCCCGGTGATCTCCGACGCGCCGGGGGCGGCAGAGGGCCTGACCGGCCCGCCGGCCCGGCCGGCCTTTGCACTGGCGATGCGCTGGACCGCGCTGGACGTGCCCAACACCACCTTCGAGGCCGGCCTGGCGATGAACCGGGCCCGCACGGTGGACGAATTCGTGGCCGCCTCCGCGCGGCACCTGGCGCCGATGCAAAACATGGTGGTGGCCGATGTGTCGGGCCGCATTGGCATGGTGGCCGCCGGTCGGGTGCCGGTGCGCGGGGCCCGGCATGACCTGCGCGGGCTGGTGCCGGCGCCCGGGTGGGACGCCAAGTACGACTGGACCGGCTACCTCGATGCGAGCCTGACGCCGCGCGAATTCGATCCGCCGCGCGGCTGGATCGCCACCGCGAACCAGCGCATCCACCCGCCGGACTATCCCCACTTCCTGACGAGCGAATGGACCGCCCCGTATCGGGCCGAGCGCATCGAGCAGTTGCTGGGCGAGCCCGGTCGTCATGACGTGGACAGCATGGCCGCCTTGCAGGCGGACGAGGTGTCGCTGGCCGCGCGCCAGTTGTTGCCGCTGCTGCTGCAGGCCCGCTCCAGCCATCCACTGGCGGCGCGAGTGCGTGCGCTGCTGCAGCGCTTCGATGGCCGCATGGCGGCGGACCGGGCCGAGCCGCTCATCCTGTGGGCCTGGACGCGCCAGGCGACCGAGCTGATGGTGGCCGATGAACTGGGCCCCGCGCTCTGGACGCAGTACCGCACCCGTTCCTTCTACGACGCGGTGGAGCGCATGCTGCTGGACCGCCAGGCCTGGTGGTGCGACAACAAGACCACGCCAGCCGTCGAAACCTGCCAGCAGCTGATGGACAGTGCGCTCGATCGTGCGCTTGACGAATTGCAGGCCGCCTACGGCGCCGACCCGCAACGCTGGCAATGGGGCCAGGCCCATCAGGCGCGGTCCGAGCACCGGCCCTTCAGCAAGGTGAAATCGCTGGCACGCTGGTTCGAGCTGCGCGTGCCGGTGGGCGGCGACACCCACACCGTCAATGCCAGCCGGGTGGGGCTGCGGGAGGACGAACTCACGGGCCGCTTCTACCTCAACGAGCACGGGCCCAGCCTGCGGGCCATCTACGACCTCGGCACGCCGGGACAGTCGCGCTTCATGCAGTCCACCGGGCAGTCAGGGCTGCCGTTCTCGCGCGCTTACCGCAGCTTCCTGCAACCGTGGGCCGAAGGGCAGTATGTGCCGCTCTGGGCTGCCGAAGCCGGCCCGACCCTGGTGCTGCAGCCGCGCTAG